One Sanguibacter keddieii DSM 10542 genomic window carries:
- a CDS encoding PH domain-containing protein, producing MKDSSTDSSTTDSTTTTVPPELEWRRLHPVTPLVRGWAVLAVLLFVVGRQTLESAPGGDVSFATDHWGVVVLAILGVGLLGGVWAWLSWRMMRYAYDRDAVYVHSGILFRQQRKVRLDRLQAIDIVKPLLARFFGLAELKLSVAGGGDSGARLGFLRDADANQLRNVLLARAAGVESDGPDDAPVEEAPESAVLDVPVGRLVGSVLLTGGTIVLVVAVVAAAVVAVVTRQVAPLFTALPLVFGLGAYVFSRFSGGFGFTGAISPDGIRLRHGLLETRSQTIPPGRVQAIRIQQGLLWRSAGWWRVEVNVAGYAAASEGEQAGAVLLPVGSRDDALRALWLVLPDLGVEDPRPLLDAAMTGSGDEQGFVTSPRSARWLDPLAWRRNGYAVTGRALVVRRGRLVRTLEVVPHERTQSLGLNQGPLQRRLGLTSFVLHSTPGPISPSVVHLADVEASRLLAEQAARARAARTTAGPERWMQAPG from the coding sequence GTGAAGGACAGCTCCACCGACTCCAGCACCACCGACTCCACCACCACCACCGTCCCGCCCGAGCTCGAGTGGCGGCGCCTGCACCCGGTGACGCCGCTCGTGCGCGGCTGGGCGGTGCTCGCCGTGCTGCTGTTCGTCGTCGGTCGGCAGACCCTCGAGAGCGCCCCCGGCGGCGACGTGAGCTTCGCGACCGACCACTGGGGCGTCGTGGTGCTCGCGATCCTCGGCGTCGGCCTGCTCGGCGGCGTCTGGGCCTGGCTGTCGTGGCGCATGATGCGCTACGCCTACGACCGCGACGCGGTCTACGTGCACTCCGGGATCCTGTTCCGGCAGCAGCGCAAGGTCCGTCTGGACCGGCTCCAGGCGATCGACATCGTCAAGCCGCTGCTGGCGCGGTTCTTCGGCCTCGCCGAGCTCAAGCTGAGCGTCGCGGGCGGGGGAGACTCCGGGGCGCGCCTCGGGTTCCTCCGCGACGCGGACGCCAACCAGCTCCGCAACGTCCTGCTGGCGCGCGCCGCAGGGGTCGAGTCCGACGGCCCCGACGACGCACCCGTGGAGGAGGCGCCCGAGAGCGCCGTCCTCGACGTGCCCGTGGGCCGGCTCGTCGGCTCGGTGCTGCTCACCGGCGGCACCATCGTCCTCGTGGTGGCGGTGGTCGCCGCGGCAGTGGTCGCCGTCGTCACGCGCCAGGTCGCACCGCTCTTCACCGCCCTGCCGCTGGTCTTCGGGCTCGGGGCTTACGTGTTCTCGAGGTTCTCGGGTGGCTTCGGCTTCACCGGGGCCATCTCGCCCGACGGCATCCGCCTGCGCCACGGCCTCCTCGAGACGCGGTCGCAGACCATCCCGCCAGGGCGTGTCCAGGCGATCCGGATCCAGCAGGGCCTGCTGTGGCGCTCGGCCGGCTGGTGGCGCGTCGAGGTCAACGTGGCCGGCTACGCCGCGGCGTCGGAGGGCGAGCAGGCCGGCGCGGTGCTGCTCCCGGTCGGCAGCCGCGACGACGCCCTGCGTGCGCTGTGGCTCGTGCTCCCGGACCTCGGCGTCGAGGACCCGCGCCCGCTCCTGGACGCCGCGATGACCGGCTCCGGCGACGAGCAGGGCTTCGTCACGAGCCCCCGCAGCGCGCGGTGGCTCGACCCGCTGGCCTGGCGTCGCAACGGCTACGCCGTCACGGGCCGCGCTCTCGTGGTCCGCCGGGGCCGTCTGGTGCGCACCCTCGAGGTCGTGCCGCACGAGCGTACGCAGTCGCTCGGCCTCAACCAGGGCCCGCTGCAGCGCCGTCTGGGGCTGACGAGCTTCGTGCTGCACTCGACCCCGGGGCCGATCTCGCCGAGCGTCGTGCACCTCGCGGACGTCGAGGCGTCGCGGCTGCTCGCGGAGCAGGCCGCACGGGCCCGTGCCGCTCGGACGACCGCGGGACCCGAGCGCTGGATGCAGGCGCCGGGATGA
- a CDS encoding PH domain-containing protein has protein sequence MVRMTDPTGPEGASPFDPHGIEWQRVSGRLATARYVLLGIFLGVPLVALVVLAVALPQAGPWLWLSAAVVALLVAWSAVVISRQVRAIGYAERDDDLLIRKGVLFRSLVVVPYGRMQFVDVTAGPLARRLDISSVQLHTASPGTDATIDGLAPGDAARLRDRLASRGEARLAGL, from the coding sequence ATGGTGCGCATGACTGACCCCACCGGACCCGAGGGCGCCTCGCCCTTCGACCCGCACGGCATCGAGTGGCAGCGCGTGTCGGGACGTCTCGCGACCGCGCGCTACGTGCTGCTCGGCATCTTCCTCGGCGTGCCCCTCGTGGCGCTCGTCGTGCTCGCGGTCGCGCTCCCGCAGGCGGGACCGTGGCTCTGGCTGTCCGCTGCGGTCGTCGCGCTGCTCGTGGCGTGGTCCGCCGTCGTCATCTCCCGGCAGGTCCGGGCGATCGGCTACGCGGAGCGCGACGACGACCTGCTCATCCGCAAGGGCGTGCTGTTCCGCAGCCTCGTGGTGGTGCCCTACGGGCGCATGCAGTTCGTCGACGTCACCGCCGGCCCGCTGGCCCGCAGGCTCGACATCTCCTCGGTCCAGCTGCACACCGCCTCGCCCGGCACCGACGCCACCATCGACGGGCTCGCCCCCGGTGACGCTGCGCGCCTGCGCGACCGCCTCGCCTCGCGCGGCGAGGCGCGGCTGGCGGGTCTGTGA
- a CDS encoding DUF3180 domain-containing protein: MGRTRLSTLALVAVAAGATTWWLLRLLEGRGTHLGPVLWVVAPALLVLAVLVLWAASGVRSYLRGRRPSLDALRAARTVALAKAASLTGALLTGWYAGQVLLTLPHLHVEAQQGRAWSAGVAALSSVVLAVAGVVAERFCELPPPGDGEDARMREDGAHD, encoded by the coding sequence ATGGGCCGCACCCGCCTGTCGACGCTCGCGCTCGTCGCGGTCGCGGCGGGTGCGACCACCTGGTGGCTGCTGCGGCTCCTCGAGGGCCGTGGCACCCACCTGGGGCCCGTGCTCTGGGTGGTCGCCCCGGCGCTGCTGGTCCTCGCGGTGCTCGTGCTCTGGGCGGCGAGCGGGGTCCGGTCGTACCTGCGGGGCCGGCGGCCGTCGCTCGACGCGCTCCGCGCCGCGCGCACGGTCGCCCTGGCCAAGGCGGCGTCGCTGACCGGCGCTCTGCTCACCGGCTGGTACGCCGGCCAGGTGCTCCTCACGCTCCCGCACCTGCACGTCGAGGCGCAGCAGGGCCGCGCGTGGAGCGCCGGGGTGGCGGCGCTGAGCTCCGTGGTGCTCGCCGTCGCGGGTGTGGTGGCGGAGCGGTTCTGCGAGCTCCCTCCGCCCGGTGACGGCGAAGACGCCCGGATGCGAGAAGATGGTGCGCATGACTGA